Proteins found in one Micropterus dolomieu isolate WLL.071019.BEF.003 ecotype Adirondacks linkage group LG10, ASM2129224v1, whole genome shotgun sequence genomic segment:
- the paqr8 gene encoding membrane progestin receptor beta: protein MSGDILQRLSTLTLSVKHLGRLPHFSDLIPSPTPTVAASQVPSLFREPYILSGYRPVQQDWRYYFLSLFQRHNESLNVWTHLLAGPVLLLCWWANVGSLGYTLDAASLPLSVFLVSSFMYLFFSVAAHLLQSHSEHAHYFFFFMDYVGVAVYQYGCSLGHYFYTSEPVWRESCIGMLFLPGAAFFGWLSCAGCCFAKSRYRRPYPLQRKICQLIPTTLAYLLDISPVAHRLFTVSWTQEPSLPFHALHIACFMLCALFFSCPIPERFFPGHCDFAGQGHQIFHVFLSLCTVFQLEALFQDYARRRDTVVEVFGEMQLWWACVFFPILFLCCILTALITMRHMNKTLQGKQDRDK, encoded by the coding sequence ATGTCGGGCGACATTCTGCAGCGGCTCAGCACCTTGACCCTAAGCGTCAAGCACCTGGGCCGTCTGCCCCACTTCTCGGACCTCATCCCTTCACCCACCCCCACCGTCGCCGCCTCCCAGGTCCCTAGCCTGTTCCGAGAGCCCTACATTCTGTCGGGCTACCGTCCCGTCCAGCAGGACTGGCGCTACTACTTCCTCAGCCTCTTCCAGAGACACAATGAATCCCTGAACGTGTGGACTCACTTGTTGGCAGGCcctgtgctgctgctctgctggtGGGCCAACGTGGGCTCCCTGGGGTACACCTTGGACGCAGCCTCTCTACCTCTGAGTGTCTTCCTGGTGTCTTCCTTCATGTATCTGTTCTTCAGTGTGGCAGCTCACCTCTTGCAGTCTCACTCTGAACATGCacactacttcttcttcttcatggaCTATGTGGGTGTAGCTGTGTATCAGTATGGTTGCTCACTTGGCCATTATTTCTACACGTCAGAGCCAGTGTGGAGAGAAAGCTGCATCGGGATGTTGTTTCTACCTGGAGCTGCCTTCTTTGGGTGGCTTTCctgtgcaggctgctgtttCGCTAAGTCTAGGTACCGGCGGCCATATCCATTGCAGCGTAAAATCTGCCAGCTGATCCCTACAACCCTAGCATACCTGCTGGACATCAGCCCCGTAGCCCATCGCCTGTTCACCGTCTCCTGGACACAGGAGCCCTCACTGCCCTTTCATGCCCTCCATATTGCCTGTTTCATGCTGTGCGCCCTCTTCTTCTCCTGTCCGATCCCTGAGCGCTTCTTCCCAGGTCACTGTGACTTTGCGGGTCAGGGTCACCAAATCTTCCATGTGTTTCTGTCCCTGTGCACTGTGTTCCAGCTGGAGGCTCTTTTCCAGGACTATGCTAGGCgaagggacacagtggtggaggTATTCGGAGAGATGCAGCTGTGGTGGGCTTGTGTATTCTTCCCCATCTTGTTCCTGTGTTGCATCCTGACAGCACTGATCACAATGAGGCACATGAATAAGACACTGCAGGGTAAACAAGACAGAGACAAGTGA
- the znf395b gene encoding zinc finger protein 395b isoform X3, with product MAAMGPEDRAGTGGTAVCSLGLQACVSTTTHSSKGPDMQPSLVSTQSCVQVQKAFMESGHHKNKTSVHLPQRQAERGWSNPTAPLQTMGPTMHFSNVSATREAPYSFRSPESVEMDEIMAAMVLTSLSCSPVVQSPPQTDPAPAGSSSPADMECGGGELSDSGSSGYWSWDHGNVSPAPSPSVTEMDSSPDEGLHMEQGEELHAKKPKSSFRGVYKCLWPSCGKVLTSSVGIKRHIRVLHLGSGSDQSQREEDFYYTRISCETVDASSTPAPPQQVLGQVSHLSWASCGSPPASGLQIPPAHRPRSNSSSGPGPSRPSPLSQSAPSSFWQIHSEHLYQACSPVQVSVASRSPGCQGWTPSASVSGHSSTPMIKPRCRSVSVGEQWLQQNRLQPISASPSRTHCSFRYLVINRSI from the exons ATGGCAGCTATGGGACCCGAGGACAGGGCTGGAACAGGCGGGACAGCAGTCTGCTCTTTGGGACTACAGGCCTGTGTCTCTACAACGACGCACAGCAGCAAAGGGCCTGACATGCAGCCCTCTCTG GTGTCTACACAGAGCTGTGTCCAGGTTCAAAAAGCATTTATGGAGAGTGGGcatcacaagaacaagacatcAGTTCACCTGCCACAGAGGCAGGCTGAGAGAGGCTGGAGCAACCCAACTGCTCCCTTGCAAACTATGGGACCCACAATGCACTTCAGCAACGTTTCAGCTACCAGAGAGGCGCCATACAG TTTCCGCAGTCCAGAGTCAGTGGAGATGGATGAGATCATGGCAGCCATGGTTCTGACCAGTTTGTCCTGCAGCCCTGTGGTCCAGAGCCCTCCACAAACGGATCCTGCGCCAG CCGGGTCATCATCGCCAGCTGACATGGAGTGTGGTGGTGGCGAGCTCTCTGACAGCGGCAGCAGCGGCTACTGGAGCTGGGACCACGGCAATGTGAGTCCCGCCCCCTCGCCGTCCGTCACTGAGATGGACAGCAGTCCTGATGAAGGCCTACATATGGAACAGGGGGAGGAGCTTCATGCCAAAAAGCCAAAG agctctttcagaggtgtgtataaatgtctgtGGCCCAGTTGCGGCAAGGTGCTCACGTCTTCGGTCGGAATAAAACGACATATCCGTGTGCTGCATCTGGG CAGTGGGTCAGATCAGTCCCAGAGAGAAGAGGACTTCTACTACACCAGGATCTCCTGTGAGACCGTGGACGCCAGCTCCACTCCAGCTCCTCCCCAGCAGGTTCTGGGACAGGTCTCTCATCTCAGCTGGGCCTCCTGCGGTTCTCCTCCGGCCTCGGGGCTCCAGATCCCCCCAGCCCACAGGCCCAGGTCCAACTCCAGCTCCGGGCCTGGCCCGAGCAGGCCCAGTCCGCTCAGCCAGTCGGCCCCTAGCAGCTTCTGGCAGATCCACTCGGAGCATCTCTATCAG GCTTGTAGCCCCGTCCAGGTATCTGTGGCTTCCAGAAGCCCCGGCTGTCAGGGTTGGACCCCCTCCGCCTCCGTCTCCGGCCACAGTAGCACTCCG atgATAAAACCCCGCTGCCGGTCTGTCAGTGTCGGGGAACAGTGGCTCCAACAGAATAGGCTGCAGCCTATAAGTGCGTCACCATCCCGCACTCACTGCTCCTTCAG gtatttggtcataaaccgaAGTATTTGA
- the znf395b gene encoding zinc finger protein 395b isoform X2, which translates to MAAMGPEDRAGTGGTAVCSLGLQACVSTTTHSSKGPDMQPSLVSTQSCVQVQKAFMESGHHKNKTSVHLPQRQAERGWSNPTAPLQTMGPTMHFSNVSATREAPYSFRSPESVEMDEIMAAMVLTSLSCSPVVQSPPQTDPAPAGSSSPADMECGGGELSDSGSSGYWSWDHGNVSPAPSPSVTEMDSSPDEGLHMEQGEELHAKKPKSSFRGVYKCLWPSCGKVLTSSVGIKRHIRVLHLGGSDQSQREEDFYYTRISCETVDASSTPAPPQQVLGQVSHLSWASCGSPPASGLQIPPAHRPRSNSSSGPGPSRPSPLSQSAPSSFWQIHSEHLYQACSPVQVSVASRSPGCQGWTPSASVSGHSSTPMIKPRCRSVSVGEQWLQQNRLQPISASPSRTHCSFRKGRGEAKKCRKVYGVERKDQWCTACRWKKACQRFPD; encoded by the exons ATGGCAGCTATGGGACCCGAGGACAGGGCTGGAACAGGCGGGACAGCAGTCTGCTCTTTGGGACTACAGGCCTGTGTCTCTACAACGACGCACAGCAGCAAAGGGCCTGACATGCAGCCCTCTCTG GTGTCTACACAGAGCTGTGTCCAGGTTCAAAAAGCATTTATGGAGAGTGGGcatcacaagaacaagacatcAGTTCACCTGCCACAGAGGCAGGCTGAGAGAGGCTGGAGCAACCCAACTGCTCCCTTGCAAACTATGGGACCCACAATGCACTTCAGCAACGTTTCAGCTACCAGAGAGGCGCCATACAG TTTCCGCAGTCCAGAGTCAGTGGAGATGGATGAGATCATGGCAGCCATGGTTCTGACCAGTTTGTCCTGCAGCCCTGTGGTCCAGAGCCCTCCACAAACGGATCCTGCGCCAG CCGGGTCATCATCGCCAGCTGACATGGAGTGTGGTGGTGGCGAGCTCTCTGACAGCGGCAGCAGCGGCTACTGGAGCTGGGACCACGGCAATGTGAGTCCCGCCCCCTCGCCGTCCGTCACTGAGATGGACAGCAGTCCTGATGAAGGCCTACATATGGAACAGGGGGAGGAGCTTCATGCCAAAAAGCCAAAG agctctttcagaggtgtgtataaatgtctgtGGCCCAGTTGCGGCAAGGTGCTCACGTCTTCGGTCGGAATAAAACGACATATCCGTGTGCTGCATCTGGG TGGGTCAGATCAGTCCCAGAGAGAAGAGGACTTCTACTACACCAGGATCTCCTGTGAGACCGTGGACGCCAGCTCCACTCCAGCTCCTCCCCAGCAGGTTCTGGGACAGGTCTCTCATCTCAGCTGGGCCTCCTGCGGTTCTCCTCCGGCCTCGGGGCTCCAGATCCCCCCAGCCCACAGGCCCAGGTCCAACTCCAGCTCCGGGCCTGGCCCGAGCAGGCCCAGTCCGCTCAGCCAGTCGGCCCCTAGCAGCTTCTGGCAGATCCACTCGGAGCATCTCTATCAG GCTTGTAGCCCCGTCCAGGTATCTGTGGCTTCCAGAAGCCCCGGCTGTCAGGGTTGGACCCCCTCCGCCTCCGTCTCCGGCCACAGTAGCACTCCG atgATAAAACCCCGCTGCCGGTCTGTCAGTGTCGGGGAACAGTGGCTCCAACAGAATAGGCTGCAGCCTATAAGTGCGTCACCATCCCGCACTCACTGCTCCTTCAG GAAGGGTCGCGGGGAGGCCAAAAAGTGCCGCAAGGTGTACGGAGTGGAGCGCAAGGATCAGTGGTGCACCGCCTGCCGCTGGAAAAAAGCCTGCCAGCGTTTCCCAGACTAA
- the znf395b gene encoding zinc finger protein 395b isoform X1, whose protein sequence is MAAMGPEDRAGTGGTAVCSLGLQACVSTTTHSSKGPDMQPSLVSTQSCVQVQKAFMESGHHKNKTSVHLPQRQAERGWSNPTAPLQTMGPTMHFSNVSATREAPYSFRSPESVEMDEIMAAMVLTSLSCSPVVQSPPQTDPAPAGSSSPADMECGGGELSDSGSSGYWSWDHGNVSPAPSPSVTEMDSSPDEGLHMEQGEELHAKKPKSSFRGVYKCLWPSCGKVLTSSVGIKRHIRVLHLGSGSDQSQREEDFYYTRISCETVDASSTPAPPQQVLGQVSHLSWASCGSPPASGLQIPPAHRPRSNSSSGPGPSRPSPLSQSAPSSFWQIHSEHLYQACSPVQVSVASRSPGCQGWTPSASVSGHSSTPMIKPRCRSVSVGEQWLQQNRLQPISASPSRTHCSFRKGRGEAKKCRKVYGVERKDQWCTACRWKKACQRFPD, encoded by the exons ATGGCAGCTATGGGACCCGAGGACAGGGCTGGAACAGGCGGGACAGCAGTCTGCTCTTTGGGACTACAGGCCTGTGTCTCTACAACGACGCACAGCAGCAAAGGGCCTGACATGCAGCCCTCTCTG GTGTCTACACAGAGCTGTGTCCAGGTTCAAAAAGCATTTATGGAGAGTGGGcatcacaagaacaagacatcAGTTCACCTGCCACAGAGGCAGGCTGAGAGAGGCTGGAGCAACCCAACTGCTCCCTTGCAAACTATGGGACCCACAATGCACTTCAGCAACGTTTCAGCTACCAGAGAGGCGCCATACAG TTTCCGCAGTCCAGAGTCAGTGGAGATGGATGAGATCATGGCAGCCATGGTTCTGACCAGTTTGTCCTGCAGCCCTGTGGTCCAGAGCCCTCCACAAACGGATCCTGCGCCAG CCGGGTCATCATCGCCAGCTGACATGGAGTGTGGTGGTGGCGAGCTCTCTGACAGCGGCAGCAGCGGCTACTGGAGCTGGGACCACGGCAATGTGAGTCCCGCCCCCTCGCCGTCCGTCACTGAGATGGACAGCAGTCCTGATGAAGGCCTACATATGGAACAGGGGGAGGAGCTTCATGCCAAAAAGCCAAAG agctctttcagaggtgtgtataaatgtctgtGGCCCAGTTGCGGCAAGGTGCTCACGTCTTCGGTCGGAATAAAACGACATATCCGTGTGCTGCATCTGGG CAGTGGGTCAGATCAGTCCCAGAGAGAAGAGGACTTCTACTACACCAGGATCTCCTGTGAGACCGTGGACGCCAGCTCCACTCCAGCTCCTCCCCAGCAGGTTCTGGGACAGGTCTCTCATCTCAGCTGGGCCTCCTGCGGTTCTCCTCCGGCCTCGGGGCTCCAGATCCCCCCAGCCCACAGGCCCAGGTCCAACTCCAGCTCCGGGCCTGGCCCGAGCAGGCCCAGTCCGCTCAGCCAGTCGGCCCCTAGCAGCTTCTGGCAGATCCACTCGGAGCATCTCTATCAG GCTTGTAGCCCCGTCCAGGTATCTGTGGCTTCCAGAAGCCCCGGCTGTCAGGGTTGGACCCCCTCCGCCTCCGTCTCCGGCCACAGTAGCACTCCG atgATAAAACCCCGCTGCCGGTCTGTCAGTGTCGGGGAACAGTGGCTCCAACAGAATAGGCTGCAGCCTATAAGTGCGTCACCATCCCGCACTCACTGCTCCTTCAG GAAGGGTCGCGGGGAGGCCAAAAAGTGCCGCAAGGTGTACGGAGTGGAGCGCAAGGATCAGTGGTGCACCGCCTGCCGCTGGAAAAAAGCCTGCCAGCGTTTCCCAGACTAA